Proteins co-encoded in one Ziziphus jujuba cultivar Dongzao chromosome 9, ASM3175591v1 genomic window:
- the LOC107426782 gene encoding uncharacterized protein LOC107426782: MEALQSRVESWIREQRAKILKVSWGPLQWRMKWPWNSDDREQRKKLQQEYERRKKQLHDLCLAVKADSFSDLQDILCCMVLSECVYKKPASELVRAVNKFKADFGGQIVSLERVQPSSDHVPHRYLLAEAGDTLFASFIGTKQYKDVVTDVNILQGAIFHEDVVEDSDDSETNNKPNQSENQKGNVEKLWNPLESKSKQLNDKPKPAAHRGFLGRAKGIPALELYRLARKKNRKLVLCGHSLGGAVAALATLAILRVIAASSSLKENENIQVKCITFSQPPVGNAALRDYVNRKGWQHYFKSYCIPEDLVPRILSPAYFHHYNAQPLPMPAEMETTSNSTLKREEAIDKVKENEGERLVLGLGPVQSSFWRLSKLVPLESVRRQLNKYSGKKVDSVGVGTYSTSDSAATNLCDDEVVEAQSLEIQEGSDGISLKPISDTNEEAADIAIAGKPTQKIASKNGDDRRWRRVPYLPSYVPFGQLYLLENSYVELLSDAEYSKLTSVKSLIAELRERFQSHSMKSYRSRFQRIYELCMRDDSSSFLGIEQLQQLPHLQQWFGLAVAGTVELGHIVESPVIHTATSIAPLGWSGIPGEKNGEPLKVDITGFGLHLCTLIHAQVNGNWCSTKVESFPSAPTYGVQPEIQKMRVLVGAPLRRPPKHQMVPDSFMDLSETSNLHREDNLGLFHKEKSLRPEGLSEIFVFCTSDFTTVSKEVHVRTRRVRLLGLEGAGKTSLFKAILAQGRMTTISNIETQLPESDAQEGIAGGLCYCDSTGVNLQELNMEASHFKDELWTGVRDINQKMDLIILVHNLSHRIPRYNYINGSLQKPALMLLLDEAKSLGIPWILAITNKFAISAHQQKAAIDAVLQAYQTSPSTTGVINSCPYVMPSAASASLAWGAADGDSNSRMGVQGLIFAPINLVRRPFQKKETILPVEGVKSLCQLVNRVLKSHEEASLEELCRERLLVELARDRGRRTDGGQDSQAKATSLTAAAVGASLGAGLGIVLAVVMGAASALRKP, encoded by the exons atggagGCGTTACAGAGCCGAGTGGAATCGTGGATCAGAGAGCAGAGAGCGAAGATCTTGAAGGTGTCGTGGGGACCACTGCAGTGGAGGATGAAGTGGCCGTGGAACAGCGACGACAGAGAGCAACGGAAGAAGCTTCAGCAGGAGTATGAACGCCGCAAGAAGCAACTCCACGATCTCTGCCTCGCCGTCAAGGCCGACTCTTTCTCCGACTTGCAGGACATCCTCTGCTGCATGGTCCTCTCCGAGTGCGTTTACAAg AAACCTGCTAGCGAATTGGTTCGAGCGGTTAACAAATTCAAGGCCGATTTTGGAGGACAAATTGTTTCTTTAGAGCGTGTCCAACCTTCTTCAGATCATGTTCCTCACAG GTATTTGTTGGCAGAAGCAGGTGATACTTTGTTTGCTTCCTTTATTGGAACGAAACAGTACAA GGATGTTGTCACTGATGTCAATATATTACAAGGTGCTATATTTCATGAGGATGTTGTGGAGGATTCCGATGATTCCGAAACAAATAATAAGCCTAACCAAAGTGAAAATCAAAAAGGAAACGTGGAAAAGTTGTGGAATCCTCTTGAGTCAAAATCTAAGCAACTAAATGACAAGCCTAAACCTGCAGCTCACCGC GGTTTCTTGGGCCGTGCTAAAGGAATACCGGCTTTGGAATTGTACAGGCTGGCTCGAAAGAAGAACAGAAAGCTTGTGCTATGTGGACATTCACTAGGTGGAGCA GTAGCAGCCTTGGCTACACTTGCTATTTTGAGGGTTATTGCTGCTTCCTCTTCTCTAAAGGAGAATGAAAATATCCAAGTCAAATGCATTACATTTTCCCAGCCCCCTGTTGGCAATGCTGCTTTGAGAGA TTATGTTAATAGAAAGGGGTGGCAGCATTACTTTAAGAGTTATTGCATTCCAGAAGATTTGGTACCCCGGATCTTGTCCCCCGCATATTTTCATCATTACAATGCACAGCCTCTACCAATGCCTGCTGAAATGGAAACTACTTCTAATTCCACATTGAAACGTGAGGAAGCAATAGACAAAGTAAAAGAGAATGAAGGAGAACGTTTAGTTTTAGGTCTAGGACCTGTACAAAGTTCTTTTTGGAGACTTTCAAAACTTGTTCCTTTGGAAAGTGTCAGAAGACAATTGAACAAATACAGTgggaaaaaagttgattctgttggTGTTGGAACATATTCTACATCCGATTCTGCAGCAACCAACTTATGTGACGATGAAGTAGTAGAAGCACAGTCACTTGAAATCCAGGAAGGTTCTGACGGCATATCCCTTAAGCCTATTTCTGACACTAACGAGGAGGCAGCAGATATAGCAATAGCTGGAAAGCCTACTCAAAAAATTGCCAgtaaaaatggagatgataggAGATGGCGTAGGGTGCCTTATTTGCCTTCATATGTACCATTTGGACAG CTTTATCTCTTGGAGAATTCATATGTAGAGTTACTATCAGATGCTGAGTACTCAAAATTGACTTCG GTTAAATCTCTAATTGCGGAACTACGAGAACGATTTCAATCACACTCGATGAAGTCATACAGGTCTCGGTTCCAAAG GATCTATGAATTGTGCATGAGAGATGATTCCTCATCTTTCTTAGGAATAGAGCAGTTGCAACAGCTTCCACATCTGCAGCAATGGTTTGGGCTCGCTGTTGCAGGTACTGTAGAGCTAGGACATATAGTAGAATCTCCAGTTATTCATACAGCTACTTCAATTGCTCCCCTTGGTTGGAGTGGTATACCTggtgagaagaatggagaaCCATTAAAGGTTGACATCACTGGTTTTGGTTTGCACCTATGTACCCTTATTCATGCTCAAGTGAATGGTAACTG GTGTTCAACTAAGGTGGAGTCGTTCCCATCGGCTCCAACTTATGGAGTACAGCCAGAAATACAAAAAATGCGAGTCTTGGTTGGAGCTCCTTTGAGACGCCCACCTAAGCATCAAATGGTACCAGATTCATTTATGGATCTTTCAGAAACGTCTAATCTTCACAGGGAGGATAATTTAGGATTATTTCACAAGGAAAAGTCCCTCCGTCCTGAAGGTTTGAgtgaaatttttgtattctgtACCAGTGATTTTACTACTGTCTCGAAAGAGGTCCATGTTCGTACTCGTAGGGTGCGGTTGCTTGGTCTTGAG GGTGCTGGTAAAACTTCTCTTTTTAAGGCAATACTGGCGCAAGGTAGAATGACCACTATTAGTAATATTGAGACTCAGCTTCCAGAGAGTGATGCTCAAGAAGGTATTGCTGGGGGTTTATGCTACTGTGACTCAACAGGAGTAAATCTGCAG GAGTTGAATATGGAAGCCTCTCATTTTAAAGATGAATTATGGACAGGAGTTCGTGACATCAATCAAAAAATGGACTTGATTATTCTTGTTCATAACTTGTCCCATCGAATACCTCGCtacaattacataaatggatCACTGCAGAAGCCTGCTCTTATGCTTCTCTTGGATGAGGCTAAATCACTTGGAATCCCTTGGATCCTTGCCATAACAAACAAATTTGCTATCAGTGCACATCAGCAAAAAGCGGCAATTGATGCTGTTTTGCAGGCATACCAAACATCACCAAGTACCACAGGGGTGATCAATTCCTGTCCATATGTCATGCCCAGTGCTGCTAGTGCTTCTTTGGCTTGGGGTGCTGCGGATGGAGATTCTAATAGTAGGATGGGTGTTCAAGGACTTATTTTTGCTCCAATTAATCTTGTTCGAAGGCCATTCCAGAAGAAGGAAACCATTCTCCCAGTGGAGGGTGTCAAGTCTCTATGTCAGCTTGTTAATCGTGTGCTTAAGAGCCATGAGGAGGCCTCCTTAGAG gaACTTTGTAGAGAAAGGCTTTTGGTGGAATTGGCGCGAGATCGTGGAAGGAGAACAGATGGAGGTCAAGATTCTCAAGCCAAGGCAACATCTTTAACAGCTGCGGCGGTGGGTGCTTCGCTTGGGGCAGGTCTTGGTATCGTTTTGGCTGTTGTCATGGGCGCAGCATCTGCTCTTAGGAAGCCCTGA
- the LOC107426751 gene encoding ras-related protein RABA5c, producing the protein MEDDQEAGGEEYLFKVVLIGDSAVGKSNLLSRFARNEFDQHSKATIGVEFQTQAVEIDGKEIKAQIWDTAGQERFRAVTSAYYRGAVGALIVYDISRKTTFESVKRWIDELTTHCDTTVARMLVGNKCDLENIRDVSVEEGKEFAEQEGLFFMETSALDSTNVQTAFEIVIREIYNNVSRKILNSDSYKAELTVNRVSLVKNGNDKQSHLSCCSR; encoded by the exons ATGGAGGATGACCAAGAAGCAGGAGGAGAAGAGTACTTGTTCAAGGTAGTGTTGATAGGAGACTCGGCGGTTGGGAAGTCGAACCTGCTCTCTCGCTTCGCTCGAAACGAGTTCGACCAACACTCCAAGGCCACAATTGGTGTGGAGTTTCAGACCCAGGCTGTGGAAATTGACGGCAAAGAGATTAAGGCCCAGATCTGGGACACTGCCGGCCAAGAACGCTTCAGGGCCGTCACTTCTGCTTACTACAGAGGAGCTGTTGGTGCGCTTATCGTCTATGATATTAGTCGGAAGACTACCTTTGAGAGTGTCAAGCGCTGGATCGATGAGCTAACCA CTCACTGTGATACCACAGTAGCAAGGATGTTGGTGGGAAACAAGTGCGATTTGGAAAACATTAGAGATGTGAGTGTGGAGGAAGGCAAAGAATTCGCAGAACAAGAAGGATTATTCTTTATGGAGACATCTGCCCTTGATTCTACTAATGTCCAAACAGCGTTTGAGATAGTAATAAGAGAGATTTACAACAATGTTAGCAGGAAAATCCTAAATTCTGATTCTTACAAGGCCGAGTTGACCGTAAACCGAGTCAGTCTCGTCAAAAATGGGAATGACAAGCAAAGTCATCTGTCATGTTGCTCAAGATGA